One window from the genome of Phycisphaerales bacterium encodes:
- a CDS encoding CDGSH iron-sulfur domain-containing protein, giving the protein MARRITLNATGPIRIDPQDKPVFVCGCGLTSNFPFCDGTHKTCKDEEEGKVYEYDEQGHRREVEG; this is encoded by the coding sequence ATGGCCCGACGCATCACCCTCAACGCCACCGGCCCCATCCGCATCGACCCGCAAGACAAGCCCGTCTTCGTCTGCGGCTGCGGTCTGACCAGCAACTTCCCCTTCTGCGACGGCACGCACAAGACGTGCAAGGACGAGGAAGAGGGCAAGGTGTACGAGTACGACGAGCAGGGGCACCGGCGGGAGGTTGAGGGCTGA
- a CDS encoding GC-type dockerin domain-anchored protein — protein MRITTASLTCICVFANGVLADETGFDEFESGFLGTSFESGGITFSNNIQFRGEDPVQFAATNSTGTFTGDPAFSPENTMNSGLWTTGTFAWLVRSHQWLATTGEMANHASVELWYNSGEDWDGIEVYLEGLVGDAVVVSDSFTHRETPAKFEHARLEIEGVPFERIRFICRGVGPTGDRDGILACFDNVVIEMTACPTDLDGDGELTIFDFLAFQNAFDAMDSVADFDGDGEFTIFDFLAFQNAFDAGCA, from the coding sequence ATGCGTATCACAACCGCGAGTCTGACTTGCATCTGCGTCTTCGCGAACGGCGTACTCGCCGACGAGACCGGCTTCGACGAGTTCGAGTCAGGCTTCCTCGGCACGTCCTTCGAGTCCGGCGGCATTACCTTCTCGAACAACATCCAATTCCGCGGCGAGGACCCGGTGCAGTTCGCCGCTACCAACAGCACGGGCACGTTCACGGGCGATCCGGCGTTCAGCCCCGAGAACACCATGAACTCGGGGCTGTGGACCACGGGCACGTTCGCCTGGCTCGTGCGCAGCCACCAGTGGCTCGCGACGACCGGCGAGATGGCCAACCACGCCTCGGTCGAGCTGTGGTACAACTCGGGCGAGGACTGGGACGGCATCGAGGTGTACCTCGAGGGCCTCGTGGGCGACGCGGTGGTCGTCAGCGACTCGTTCACGCACCGCGAGACGCCGGCCAAGTTCGAGCACGCGCGGCTGGAGATCGAGGGCGTGCCATTCGAGCGCATCCGCTTCATCTGCCGCGGCGTTGGGCCCACCGGCGACCGCGACGGCATCCTGGCCTGCTTCGACAACGTCGTGATCGAGATGACCGCGTGCCCGACCGACCTCGACGGCGACGGCGAGCTGACCATCTTCGACTTCCTCGCCTTCCAGAACGCCTTCGACGCAATGGACTCGGTCGCCGACTTCGATGGTGACGGCGAGTTCACGATCTTCGACTTCCTGGCGTTCCAGAACGCGTTTGATGCGGGGTGCGCGTAA
- the hisD gene encoding histidinol dehydrogenase → MLRRIDQNEAMECGRRGAIDADAVAGAARIVADVRERGEAAVREQAERFGERAEGAPLVLDRAAMEAALLSLEAETRGVLERTAGRIEAFARAQRDSITDLDVAIEGGRAGHTLVPIQAAGCYAPAGLHPLPSSALMGAIPARAAGCERVVVASPGASPVMLAAAALAGADEFLAVGGAHSIASLAYGFDRFEPVDVIVGPGNAWVTAAKHLVSMDVGLDMLAGPSELLVIADDSADPAIVAADLLAQAEHDPRAAAMLVTTSASLADAVDAELARQLPELETRDVARRGIANGFACVVDSIDAALRVADAIAAEHVEVLTRGAEADASRLKHGGGVFIGPQSAEVFGDYGAGPNHTLPTGGGARWTAGLSVLDFLRARTWLRMDAGGLAEGVRADAAALAKIEGLNAHGRAAELRGQPLAGSTSNEETCRTTPGA, encoded by the coding sequence ATGCTGCGACGGATCGATCAGAACGAGGCGATGGAGTGCGGACGCCGGGGCGCGATCGACGCGGATGCCGTCGCCGGTGCGGCCAGGATCGTCGCGGACGTGCGCGAGCGCGGCGAGGCGGCGGTGCGCGAGCAGGCCGAGCGGTTCGGCGAGCGCGCCGAGGGGGCGCCGCTGGTGCTCGATCGTGCCGCGATGGAGGCCGCCCTGCTGTCGCTCGAGGCCGAGACGCGCGGCGTGCTCGAACGCACCGCGGGCAGGATCGAGGCGTTCGCCCGGGCGCAGCGCGACTCGATCACGGACCTCGACGTTGCGATCGAGGGCGGACGGGCCGGCCACACGCTCGTGCCGATCCAGGCCGCGGGCTGCTACGCGCCGGCGGGGCTGCACCCGCTGCCTTCCTCGGCGCTCATGGGCGCGATCCCCGCGCGTGCCGCCGGGTGCGAGCGCGTCGTGGTGGCCTCGCCCGGCGCATCCCCGGTCATGCTCGCGGCGGCGGCGCTCGCGGGCGCCGACGAGTTCCTCGCGGTTGGTGGGGCGCACTCGATCGCGTCGCTGGCGTACGGCTTCGACCGGTTCGAGCCCGTCGACGTCATCGTCGGCCCGGGCAACGCCTGGGTGACGGCGGCCAAGCACCTCGTGTCGATGGACGTGGGCCTCGACATGCTCGCCGGCCCGAGCGAGTTGCTCGTCATCGCCGACGACTCGGCCGACCCGGCGATCGTCGCGGCCGACCTGCTGGCCCAGGCCGAGCACGACCCGAGGGCGGCGGCGATGCTCGTGACGACCAGCGCGAGCCTCGCAGACGCGGTCGACGCCGAGCTCGCACGCCAGCTACCCGAGCTGGAAACACGGGACGTCGCACGGCGCGGCATCGCCAACGGCTTCGCGTGCGTCGTCGACTCGATCGACGCGGCGCTACGGGTGGCCGACGCGATCGCGGCCGAGCACGTGGAGGTGCTGACGCGCGGCGCCGAGGCCGATGCGTCGCGCTTGAAGCACGGCGGCGGCGTCTTCATCGGCCCCCAGAGCGCTGAGGTCTTCGGCGACTACGGCGCGGGTCCGAACCACACCCTGCCTACTGGCGGCGGTGCCCGCTGGACGGCCGGCCTCAGCGTGCTGGACTTCCTCCGCGCCCGCACGTGGCTGCGGATGGACGCGGGCGGGTTGGCCGAGGGCGTGCGCGCGGACGCGGCGGCGCTTGCGAAGATCGAGGGGCTCAATGCGCACGGGCGGGCGGCGGAACTTCGTGGCCAGCCTCTTGCCGGGTCGACGTCGAACGAGGAGACCTGTCGTACGACGCCCGGAGCTTGA
- the hisE gene encoding phosphoribosyl-ATP diphosphatase, which yields MMVPSVDLRGGNAVQLIGGKELAVDAGDPVPIAERFGLVGEVAVIDLDAAMGTGSNREVVLDLVRRVPCRVGGGIRDAGTAIELLDAGARRVILGTAATPDVLQELPRERVIAALDARDGEVVDKGWTRATGRRVEDRIAELREHVGGFLVTFVEQEGGLGGWSEAQLQRIAQLVELAGPARLTVAGGVKTPADVAAVDRLGADAQVGMALYTGAFDLAEGFCAPLQSDRPDGLWPTIVADPGGRSLGLVYSNLESVRASIERRRGVYYSRSRGGLWAKGETSGNVQELLGISVDCDRDALRFTVRQRGAFCHAGTTTCFGESRGLASLDATLAERVQSPPTGSYTARLLDDPSLLRAKLLEEAGELIDAESAEDAAHEAADVAYFALVAARARGATLESLERELDRRSLRVTRRPGNAKVNIGSDA from the coding sequence ATGATGGTTCCGTCCGTGGATCTTCGTGGCGGCAACGCCGTGCAGCTGATTGGTGGGAAGGAGCTGGCGGTCGACGCCGGCGATCCGGTGCCGATCGCCGAGCGGTTCGGCCTGGTCGGCGAGGTCGCGGTGATCGACCTCGATGCGGCGATGGGCACCGGATCGAACCGCGAGGTCGTGCTGGATCTGGTGCGACGTGTGCCGTGCCGCGTGGGCGGTGGCATTCGCGATGCAGGGACTGCAATCGAGTTGCTCGACGCGGGAGCACGCCGGGTCATCCTGGGAACGGCGGCAACGCCCGACGTGCTCCAAGAACTGCCACGCGAGCGCGTGATCGCCGCGCTCGACGCGCGCGATGGAGAGGTGGTCGACAAGGGGTGGACTCGGGCGACGGGCCGACGCGTCGAGGACCGGATCGCGGAGCTGCGCGAGCACGTCGGCGGGTTCCTCGTCACGTTCGTCGAGCAGGAGGGCGGGCTCGGAGGGTGGAGCGAGGCGCAGCTCCAGCGAATCGCGCAGCTCGTCGAGCTTGCCGGGCCGGCGCGGTTGACCGTTGCCGGTGGCGTGAAGACGCCGGCCGATGTCGCGGCGGTCGACCGGCTCGGAGCCGACGCGCAGGTCGGCATGGCGCTTTATACCGGTGCGTTCGACCTGGCCGAGGGCTTCTGCGCGCCGCTCCAGAGCGATCGGCCCGACGGGCTCTGGCCCACCATCGTGGCCGACCCCGGTGGCCGTTCGCTCGGGCTGGTGTATTCGAACCTCGAGTCGGTGCGGGCGTCGATCGAACGGCGGCGCGGGGTCTACTACTCACGCTCGCGCGGCGGGCTGTGGGCGAAGGGCGAGACGTCGGGCAACGTGCAGGAACTGCTGGGCATCTCGGTCGACTGCGACCGCGACGCGCTTCGGTTCACCGTGCGGCAGCGCGGCGCGTTCTGCCACGCGGGGACGACGACGTGCTTCGGCGAGTCGCGAGGGCTCGCGAGCCTCGACGCAACGCTGGCCGAGCGCGTCCAGTCGCCGCCGACCGGTTCGTATACGGCCCGGCTGCTCGACGATCCCTCGCTTCTGCGGGCCAAGCTGCTGGAAGAGGCGGGCGAGCTGATCGACGCCGAGAGCGCCGAAGACGCGGCGCACGAGGCGGCGGACGTGGCGTATTTCGCGCTCGTCGCGGCCCGGGCCCGTGGCGCGACGCTCGAGAGTCTCGAGCGAGAGCTGGACCGCCGCAGCCTGCGTGTCACGCGCCGGCCGGGCAACGCCAAGGTGAACATCGGGAGCGACGCGTGA
- the hisF gene encoding imidazole glycerol phosphate synthase subunit HisF: MLTKRIIPCLDIRDGRIVKGTSFANLRDAGDPVERAAAYEAQGADELVVLDVSATPDGREAALHTVEAIRRAISIPLTVGGGVRTIAHARALLEAGADKVGVNSAAVERPELLTEIAERMGAQCVVLAIDAARSASSWEVVTRSGTNRTGIDAVDWARDGVAAGAGEILLTSFDEDGRGNGYDLALIRAISGVVSVSIIASGGASTAAHMVDGFEAGADAVLAASIFHDGVTSVDELKQQLCAAGVPVRMMEVAP, encoded by the coding sequence ATGCTGACCAAGCGAATCATCCCGTGCCTGGACATCCGCGACGGGCGGATCGTCAAGGGCACCAGCTTCGCCAACCTGCGCGATGCAGGCGACCCGGTGGAGCGGGCGGCGGCGTACGAGGCGCAGGGGGCCGACGAGCTCGTCGTGCTCGATGTTTCGGCGACACCCGATGGGCGCGAGGCGGCGCTGCACACGGTCGAGGCGATCCGGCGGGCGATCTCGATCCCACTGACCGTTGGCGGCGGCGTACGCACGATCGCGCACGCGCGGGCGTTGCTCGAAGCAGGAGCCGATAAGGTGGGCGTGAATTCGGCGGCCGTCGAGCGGCCCGAGCTGCTCACCGAGATCGCCGAGCGCATGGGCGCGCAGTGCGTCGTGCTGGCCATCGATGCGGCCCGCAGCGCAAGCTCGTGGGAGGTTGTGACGCGCTCGGGTACGAATCGGACGGGCATCGACGCCGTGGACTGGGCGCGCGACGGCGTGGCGGCTGGGGCGGGCGAGATCCTGCTGACCAGCTTCGACGAGGACGGGCGGGGCAACGGGTACGACCTGGCGTTGATCCGTGCGATCTCGGGCGTGGTCAGCGTCTCGATCATCGCCTCGGGCGGCGCTTCGACGGCGGCGCACATGGTCGATGGGTTCGAGGCCGGGGCCGACGCGGTGCTGGCGGCGTCGATCTTCCACGACGGTGTGACCAGCGTGGACGAACTCAAGCAGCAACTTTGTGCCGCGGGCGTGCCCGTGCGGATGATGGAGGTGGCGCCATGA
- the hisH gene encoding imidazole glycerol phosphate synthase subunit HisH, with product MPESSVAIVQTGVANTASVAAALERCGVRVSKAQTDGDVERAAYLALPGVGSFGAGMEALQRAGLVDALRARIEAGRPTLAICLGMQLLCSSSEESPGAEGLGVIDARVEALSEPVRPRFGWNRVVPDAGCDAIDDGYAYYANSFGVRAQPSGWACAMSELEAPFVGALQRGSIVACQFHPELSGPWGLGLLKRWMAAEVAAC from the coding sequence ATGCCCGAGTCCTCAGTTGCGATCGTGCAGACGGGCGTGGCGAACACGGCGTCGGTCGCGGCGGCCCTCGAGCGGTGTGGCGTGCGCGTTTCGAAAGCACAAACTGACGGGGACGTGGAGCGGGCCGCGTATCTCGCGCTTCCCGGCGTCGGATCGTTCGGCGCGGGCATGGAGGCGTTGCAGAGAGCCGGGCTCGTCGACGCGCTGCGGGCCCGGATCGAGGCGGGCAGGCCGACGCTGGCGATCTGCCTCGGCATGCAATTGCTGTGTTCGTCCTCCGAGGAATCTCCGGGCGCTGAAGGTCTCGGCGTCATCGATGCACGCGTGGAGGCGCTCTCGGAACCGGTCAGGCCACGCTTCGGCTGGAACCGTGTCGTGCCAGATGCTGGGTGCGATGCCATCGACGACGGTTATGCGTATTACGCCAACTCTTTCGGCGTGCGGGCCCAGCCAAGTGGCTGGGCGTGCGCGATGTCTGAGCTTGAGGCACCGTTCGTGGGCGCGTTGCAGCGTGGGTCGATCGTCGCGTGCCAGTTCCACCCGGAGCTGTCGGGGCCGTGGGGGCTGGGGCTGCTGAAGCGCTGGATGGCGGCGGAGGTGGCGGCATGCTGA